Sequence from the candidate division KSB1 bacterium genome:
GCCGGGATCGCCTTCGTCCGCATTGCAGACGACGTAGCGGATCGGATCGTCATTGTCGGTGACCGCATTGCGCCATTTCAGGCCGGTCGGATAGCCGCCGCCGCCTCGGCCGCGCAGTCCGGACTTTGTGATTTCCTGAATCACCCAATCCGGATCTCCAAGATCCAGCACTTTCGCCAAGGCTTCATAGCCCTTATTCATCACATAGTCGACGAGGCTTTCCGGATCGATAAGGCCGCTGTTGCGCAGCGTCAAGCGCGTCTGCTTATTGAAAAACGCCACGTCCCCGTAAAGCGAAAAAAACTGTTCCGTGATGAAATCGGCGTGCGTTCGGTATCGTTCGGCAATCTTTTTCTCAATCAGATGCGTGCGCAAAATTTCGATCAATTCGCCGCGTTCCTGAAAAGTATAGAGCGTCTTTTCCGGGAAAATCATCATCACCTGCTGTCTGCCGACCCGCTCGGGCGAACAAAGCCCAAAGCAGCCGCTGCCGAAGACGCGAACGGTGCCCTCCTCAATGCCGATTTCCTCGAGCGCTGCCTCGATTTGCTTTTCAGGATTGTCCTTTCCGCCAAGACAATTTTCAGATGAACAGACGGTAATCACGTAATCATATCGGTTTTTCGTCTTTTTATCAAGGACGAACTCGGGAACCGTTCGCCCTCCGAGAACATGCTCCTGAAAGATGATCTGCACGCGTTCCGGCGTGACCCGTTCATATTTGATCGGAATCTGACCCGGTACGAAGACGCCGACGATCGGCTCGCGCGCACAGCGCCCGGTGCAACCGGTCTGCTTGACCAAAATGTCGTCTCTGCCGGAAGCGCGAATGAGCTTCTGAAATTCCCGCATCACCATGTCGCTACCGGCGGCTTTTTCACAAGTGGCCGAGCCGACTTGAACAATGATCTTTTCCTTTAAACCACTCTGCTCTCTTCGCGCCAACATATATTGACGCATCGCCTCGTAGTAGGCTGTTGCAGCTCCCATGAAGACCTCAACAATACATCACATCCGATAATTGTTTTTGAAAAATAATAAACAACAATCATTCAAACAATAAAAATATAGAATGAGCTGCTTCGCAATCCTTGACTTTAATCAAGAAGAACCTTAGGTTAATGGCAAATTGTACCGGTTGTTGAGCGCGGTGGGATTCTAACCTATCAAAATATCAAGGAGATCGTCGCATGTACCAGGCTGATCCCGATCGTTATTCAATGATGAAATACAATCGCTGCGGCCGAAGCGGACTAAAGCTGCCTGCCGTTTCCCTGGGGTTATGGCATAATTTCGGAGGCGTCGATGTGTTCGAAAACGGCCGCGCCGTGCTACGTCGCGCTTTCGACCTCGGCATTACTCATTTTGATCTGGCAAACAATTACGGCCCGCCTCCGGGCTCGGCGGAAGAGATGTTCGGCAAAATGCTGGCAACGGATTTCAAACCTTATCGTGATGAACTTATCATCTCCACAAAAGCCGGCTATTACATGTGGCCCGGCCCTTACGGCGAATGGGGTTCGAAAAAGTATCTGATCGCCAGCCTGGATCAAAGTCTTAAGCGTATGGGATTGGACTATGTCGATATTTTCTACTCACACAGACCGGACCCTGAAACGCCGATCGAAGAAACCATGGCGGCGCTCGATCTGATCGTTCGGCAAGGCAAAGCGCTCTATGTCGGCATTTCCAACTATTCGGTCGAACAGACCCGCCAGGCAATCCAGGCTCTGCGCAGCCTCGGCACGCCGCTGCTCATCCATCAGCCCAAGTATTCCATGCTGGTGCGTTGGGTGGAGGATGGACTGCTGGATCTGCTCGAAAAAGAGGGCGTCGGCTGCATTCCGTTCTCGCCTCTGGCGCAGGGACTGCTGACCGATCGGTATTTGAACGGCATTCCGCCCGACTCCCGTGCGGCCAAGCCGTGGGGCTTTTTGAAAAAAGAGGAAATCAGCGAGGACTTGATCCGAAAGATCAGGAAGCT
This genomic interval carries:
- the mgrA gene encoding L-glyceraldehyde 3-phosphate reductase, translated to MYQADPDRYSMMKYNRCGRSGLKLPAVSLGLWHNFGGVDVFENGRAVLRRAFDLGITHFDLANNYGPPPGSAEEMFGKMLATDFKPYRDELIISTKAGYYMWPGPYGEWGSKKYLIASLDQSLKRMGLDYVDIFYSHRPDPETPIEETMAALDLIVRQGKALYVGISNYSVEQTRQAIQALRSLGTPLLIHQPKYSMLVRWVEDGLLDLLEKEGVGCIPFSPLAQGLLTDRYLNGIPPDSRAAKPWGFLKKEEISEDLIRKIRKLNALAAERGQSLAQMALAWVLRKPQVTSVLIGAGNVSQLEANVGCLNNLSFSQEELQKIEEILSQ